AGCGAGACATAATCCAAAAATGCTTTTGTTGGTTTTCCGGGACGAATTCCGGGGAGAAATCCTCCTTGTTTCATTAACATTTCGGAAATTTGTTTTGTGTTAAAAGCGACTGTGGTGTAGAAATACGTGAAAGCAACCACAAGTACAAAATATGTGACGTTATAGGCGATGCCTACAGGATTGAATGCTCTTTGAATGGTTTGTGCTAAATTTGCGACAAAAACGTTCGGTGATGATTGAAGAAAATTTGCAAATGTAGTTGGTAAGAGAATCAATGATACTGCGAAAATTATTGGTATAACACCTGCTTGATTTACTCTTAGTGGTATGTAACTTGAAACGACACTAGTTGCCGCATTTGCTGCCCTTCTTGAGTAATTTACAGGAATTGGCCTTCGTGCTTCCGTAACTATAACTATGGAGACGATGACCAAAAGAGCCATTGCTAAAAAGATTAGGATATTTCTGATTTGACTCGGGTCGAAAACGGACGCGGTCTGAAATAAAGTTACGGGTAACCTTGCTACTATTCCTGCGAAAATTATCATTGATATTCCGTTGCCTATGCCCTTTTCTGTAATCAGTTCTCCTAACCACATCAACAGAATCGTGCCGGCGGCCATCGTCGCGACGAGTGAAAGAAGGCTTAAGGGTGTAATCGTAGAGATGATTTGAGAGTTTCTCAAAAGAATATACATACCAAATGACTGCATTACAGCAAGGGGAACAGTGAGGTACCTTGTGTACTGGTTAATTTTCTCTCTACCCGATTCTCCTTCCTTTGCCATCTCGTCTAGTTTTGGAATTACCAATTGCAAAAGCTGCATGATAATGCTGGCGTTAATGTAAGGATTTAGGCCGAGGGACATAACAGAAAAATTAGCTAAGGTTCCGCCGGAAAAAATGTCGAGAAGAGAGAGTAGCTGACTTTGAGCAAAAATGTTTTTGATTGATGCTAAGTCGACACCTGGAACAGGGACGAAGGCGAAAATTCTAAACACGAGAAATATAAATGCTGTGAAAAGTATTTTCTTTCTTAATTCTTTTACTCTGAATATTTTCCTGATTAGTTCTAAATATTTCATTTGCTAGGTATTTCTTTTTTAGGTGAAGGTTTAACTGGTTTTTTGGTTGTTGTTTTTTCTGTCTTTTGGACATCACCAGGTAGGATTTTACCTCCTGCTTGGGTGATTTTTTCTGCTGCGCTTTTTGATGTCGGGAGAGCAATGTTAAGAGAATTTGTTAGAATTCCTTCGCCTAAAATTTTGACTCCATAGACTTTTGCATCTGCCTTATCAACGATTCTTAATTCTATTAGGGTCTCTAGATTAACTGCTGATCCTTTGGGAATGCTACTTAAGTCGCGCAGGTTTACAACTAGAGGTTTTTTAGATATCTTTTTATTCCCTTTGCCTCTTCTATAGGGGAGCCTTTTGAAAAGAGGCCTTTGACCACCTTCAAAATGAGGATGTCCAATTGATAGTTTTCCTCTTGCATTTTGACCTTTTTGCCCCCTGCCGCTGGTTTTCCCTTTCCCTGATCCCGGCCCTCGGCCAATCCTTTTCGGGGAGTTCTTTTTTAGTTTTGGTAATTTATCAAGTTTCATCTTTCAAGACTTTTAAGCGCTTCCAAAGTTGCGTAAACGTTGGAAGCTTGATTTTTAGTTCCAAGAACTTTACTTGAAATATTCCTAATTCCAGCTGCTTCTACTACGCTTCTTACTGCGCCGCCTGCAATTACACCCGAACCTTCGGGAGCGGGTTTAAGGATGATTTTTGCGGCTCCTCTTTTAATATAAACATCGTGAGGAATCGTTCCGTTTACCAAAGGCACCTCTATTAAATGCTTTTTGGCGTAAGCGATTCCTTTTCTTATTCCAGAAGATACGTCTTTTGCTTTTCCAAGACCCACACCTACTCTGCCTTTTTTATCGCCTATTACCATCAAAACGGAAAAGCCTATTTTGTTTCCGCCCTGAGTTTTTTTGGATACCCTGTTGACTTGAATGACTTTTTCGTCGAATTCTTTAGGTTGGTCTTGATAATATGGATTTGCCATTTTTAGAAGATTAACCCTCCTTCTCTCGCGCCTTCTGCGAGCGCTTTAACTCTTCCACTATATTTGTAGCCTCCACGGTCGAAAACTACTTTTTTGATTTTTTTAACAAGCGCGGCTTTTGCGAGTTCTGTTCCTACCTTCTTCGCTTTTTCGACTTTATTTTCCTTCTCGCCAGACTTGATGGCACTTGATGCCGCAACAAGCGTTTTAGAGTTTGTGTCGTCTATTATTTGTGCGTACAAGAATTTATTAGATCTGTACACAGTCAGTCGTGGCTGTTCGCTGGTTCCCGAAATTCTTCTTCTTATTTTGAAATGTCGCTTTTGTCTTTTAAGTTGTTTGTTTACCATAGATTATTGCGCAGTTTTGACTGCTTTGCCTGCCTTTCTTCTTACAATCTCACCGGCGTATTTGATACCTTTCCCTTTGTAAGGCTCAGGCGGTCTTACTCTTCTGATTTTAGCGGCTACTTCACCGACCAGAACTTTATCGGCGCCGCTTATTATTATTTTGTTTTCTTTGGCTTCGATATTTATACCTTTGATTTGTTCAAAGGTCACGGGATGCGAATATCCAATATTCAATACCAGACTCTCGCCTTGTTTTGCTGCGCGGTAACCAACACCAACGAGTTCCAAAACTTTTTCGTGCCCATCTGTTACACCCTTTACCATATTTGCAATAACGCTTCTGGTTAACCCGTGAAGAGATTTAGCAAATTTTGTTTCTGAAAGGCGATTTACGTCTACTTTCCCGTCATTCACATCGACTTTTATTTCTGGACGAATTTGGAATGACAATTCACCCTTTGGGCCCACTACGTTAATTTGAGAATCCATCACGGAAACCGTAACGCCTTGTGGGATCGGTACTGGTTGTTTTCCTATCTTTGACATAATATGCTCCTTTCAGTCGCAAGAATCTCAAAGTTCAAAGTGCAAAGTTCAAAATTGAGGAAGCCAAAAGATTTTTGGCTTTTTATTTTGATATTTGATATTTGATATTTGATATTTTTGGTTACCATACAATACATATCACTTCTCCCCCTAATTTTTTAGACCTTGCATCGCTTCCCGTCATAACACCTTGAGGTGTAGAAACAATTGTTATGCCTCTTCCGCCTTTTATAGACTTAATATCTTTGCTTTTTGTGTAAACTCTAAGACCTAATTTAGAGACTTTTTTGACTTCTTTTAACTTTGGTTTATTGTTTTCGTATAAGAGACCTACTTCGAGTTTAGTGTCTGTTTTTTGAACGCTAGCGATAAATTTACTTTTTTCTAAAACTTTAGCAATCTCAAATTTGAATTTTGAATGCGGCATAGAAACGGTTTGTTTCCGGGCCATATAACCATTTTTTATCGCAACTAACATGTCTGCTATTGGATCCACTGTTTTGCTCCTTTCTGTCGCAAAAATTTTAAATTTAAAATTTCAAATTTAAAGTTAATTATTACCATGATGATTTTTTCACTCCTGGCACTTCTCCTTTATGAACAAGTTCCCTGAAACAAAGCCTGCACATACCAAATTTTCTTAGATAAGCCCTTGGCCTGCCGCATAGACGGCAACGGTTTCTGTGCCTTACTTCAAATTTCTGCTTTTTATCGTTTTTAATAACTTTAGATTTTCTTGCCATTTTTAAACTTTTCTAAATGGAACTCCAATTTGTTCCAATAATTTTTTGGATTTCTCTGGATCACTATTTTTGATAACGATTGTGACAACTAAACCTCTAACTTTGTCTACTTTCGAATAATCAACTTCCGAAAATAGAACTTGTTCCGCAATACCGAGACTGTAATTGCCCGCACGGTCAAATTTATCTGTCGTAAGCCCGCGGAAATCTCTCATTTTTGGTAGAACTATAATTGTTAATTTTTCTAAAAAGTTCCATGCCTTCTTGCCTCTTAGGGTAACTGCAAGTCCTATTTCGTCTCCTTGTCTCAGAGAGAATCCCGAGATAGCTTTTTTTGCTTTCGTAACCCTTGGTTTTTGTCCAGAAATAGCTGCCAGTTGTTCCGCTGCTTTTGCCATTACTTCTTTGTTCCCTGCAGCTTCTGCTAGCC
This DNA window, taken from Candidatus Curtissbacteria bacterium, encodes the following:
- the rpsH gene encoding 30S ribosomal protein S8, whose translation is MDPIADMLVAIKNGYMARKQTVSMPHSKFKFEIAKVLEKSKFIASVQKTDTKLEVGLLYENNKPKLKEVKKVSKLGLRVYTKSKDIKSIKGGRGITIVSTPQGVMTGSDARSKKLGGEVICIVW
- the secY gene encoding preprotein translocase subunit SecY; translated protein: MKYLELIRKIFRVKELRKKILFTAFIFLVFRIFAFVPVPGVDLASIKNIFAQSQLLSLLDIFSGGTLANFSVMSLGLNPYINASIIMQLLQLVIPKLDEMAKEGESGREKINQYTRYLTVPLAVMQSFGMYILLRNSQIISTITPLSLLSLVATMAAGTILLMWLGELITEKGIGNGISMIIFAGIVARLPVTLFQTASVFDPSQIRNILIFLAMALLVIVSIVIVTEARRPIPVNYSRRAANAATSVVSSYIPLRVNQAGVIPIIFAVSLILLPTTFANFLQSSPNVFVANLAQTIQRAFNPVGIAYNVTYFVLVVAFTYFYTTVAFNTKQISEMLMKQGGFLPGIRPGKPTKAFLDYVSLRITLFGALFLGLIAILPSIGQRLTGISTLMVGGTGLLIVVSVVLETTKQVGSQLVMRDYDSFLRRRK
- the rplF gene encoding 50S ribosomal protein L6, with amino-acid sequence MSKIGKQPVPIPQGVTVSVMDSQINVVGPKGELSFQIRPEIKVDVNDGKVDVNRLSETKFAKSLHGLTRSVIANMVKGVTDGHEKVLELVGVGYRAAKQGESLVLNIGYSHPVTFEQIKGINIEAKENKIIISGADKVLVGEVAAKIRRVRPPEPYKGKGIKYAGEIVRRKAGKAVKTAQ
- the rplR gene encoding 50S ribosomal protein L18; this translates as MVNKQLKRQKRHFKIRRRISGTSEQPRLTVYRSNKFLYAQIIDDTNSKTLVAASSAIKSGEKENKVEKAKKVGTELAKAALVKKIKKVVFDRGGYKYSGRVKALAEGAREGGLIF
- the rplE gene encoding 50S ribosomal protein L5 — protein: MASLQAIYNEQVLPKLKEELKLTNNLSVPRIEKVVLNMGLAEAAGNKEVMAKAAEQLAAISGQKPRVTKAKKAISGFSLRQGDEIGLAVTLRGKKAWNFLEKLTIIVLPKMRDFRGLTTDKFDRAGNYSLGIAEQVLFSEVDYSKVDKVRGLVVTIVIKNSDPEKSKKLLEQIGVPFRKV
- a CDS encoding type Z 30S ribosomal protein S14 — protein: MARKSKVIKNDKKQKFEVRHRNRCRLCGRPRAYLRKFGMCRLCFRELVHKGEVPGVKKSSW
- the rplO gene encoding 50S ribosomal protein L15, yielding MKLDKLPKLKKNSPKRIGRGPGSGKGKTSGRGQKGQNARGKLSIGHPHFEGGQRPLFKRLPYRRGKGNKKISKKPLVVNLRDLSSIPKGSAVNLETLIELRIVDKADAKVYGVKILGEGILTNSLNIALPTSKSAAEKITQAGGKILPGDVQKTEKTTTKKPVKPSPKKEIPSK
- the rpsE gene encoding 30S ribosomal protein S5, which translates into the protein MANPYYQDQPKEFDEKVIQVNRVSKKTQGGNKIGFSVLMVIGDKKGRVGVGLGKAKDVSSGIRKGIAYAKKHLIEVPLVNGTIPHDVYIKRGAAKIILKPAPEGSGVIAGGAVRSVVEAAGIRNISSKVLGTKNQASNVYATLEALKSLER